A window of Fragaria vesca subsp. vesca linkage group LG7, FraVesHawaii_1.0, whole genome shotgun sequence contains these coding sequences:
- the LOC101293814 gene encoding zinc finger CCCH domain-containing protein 69-like — translation MAKRVLCKFFAHGACLKGEHCEFSHDWKDPSNNICTFYQKGACAFGSRCRYEHVKASRAQSSGSSSSANSHQSLAFDSGLAHPSRTASSGVALVPGTLSELSAFSNPFLPPPKPAWSDSLDDGDFDHSEDNDVGETRNARPADRAICSFAAAGNCPRGEKCPHVHGDICPSCGKHCLHPYRPVEREEHMRMCEEKHKQLEALKRSQEIECSVCLERVLSKPTVAERKFGILSECDHPFCISCIRNWRSSSPTSGMDVNSALRACPICRKLSYFVIPSVIWYNSKEEKEEIVDSYKARLRSIDCKHFDFGNGNCPFGTSCFYKHAYRDGRLEEVVLRHLGNEDGQTVIAADIRLSDFLGDLRIR, via the exons ATGGCCAAACG GGTTCTCTGCAAGTTCTTTGCACATGGAGCCTGTTTAAAAGGGGAGCACTGCGAGTTTTCACATGATTGGAAGGATCCATCAAATAAT ATATGTACCTTTTATCAGAAAGGAGCTTGTGCCTTTGGTAGTCGATGCAGATATGAACATGTTAAAGCTTCTCGAGCTCAGTCATCTGGTTCGTCTTCATCAGCAAATTCTCATCAGTCTCTGGCTTTTGATTCTGGTCTCGCTCATCCCTCAAGAACTGCATCAAGTGGAGTTGCTTTAGTCCCGGGCACTCTTTCTGAACTATCTGCATTTAGTAATCCTTTTCTACCTCCCCCTAAACCTGCATGGAGTGATTCTCTGGATGATGGTGATTTTGACCACAGTGAGGATAATGACGTGGGGGAAACTAGAAATGCTAGACCAGCCGATCGTGCTATCTGTTCATTTGCTGCAGCTGGTAATTGTCCTCGTGGAGAAAAATGCCCTCATGTTCATGGAGATATTTGCCCCAGTTGTGGAAAACATTGTTTGCATCCTTACAGACCTGTAGAAAGAGAGGAGCATATGAGGATGTGTGAGGAAAAGCACAAGCAACTTGAGGCACTAAAGCGTAGTCAAGAAATAGAATGCAGTGTTTGCCTGGAACGTGTTCTTTCAAAGCCCACAGTTGCCGAAAGAAAGTTCGGGATACTCTCAGAATGTGATCACCCTTTTTGCATATCTTGTATTCGAAACTGGCGCAGTAGCTCCCCAACATCTGGTATGGATGTCAATAGTGCATTGAGGGCTTGCCCAATATGTCGCAAGCTGTCATACTTTGTGATTCCAAGTGTCATATGGTATAACTCAAAAGAAGAGAAAGAGGAAATTGTTGACAGCTACAAGGCTCGGCTTAG ATCAATTGATTGTAAGCACTTTGATTTTGGAAATGGGAACTGCCCATTTGGGACTAGCTGTTTTTATAAG CATGCATACCGGGATGGCCGTTTAGAAGAAGTTGTGCTGCGTCACCTTGGAAATGAAGATGGCCAGACCGTGATAGCTGCAGATATTAG GCTGTCAGACTTTCTTGGTGATTTGCGCATAAGGTGA
- the LOC101294104 gene encoding thylakoid lumenal 19 kDa protein, chloroplastic-like codes for MATMFSTTNVTNTPNTTIPSLKPPQTPPPSRTHLPIPPSKPLLTTLTATLTATAAAAAILTATPPSLADSPTYQIYYGTAASAANYGGYGGNSDKKASAEYVYDVPDGWKERLVSKVEKGTNGTDSEFYNPKKKTEKEYLTFLGGYRQLAPRDVILNNLALSDVNLQDLIASADSVTSEERKDDKGQVYYVYEIDGVAAHSLISVTCANNKLYAHFVNAPTPEWNRDNDMLKHVHESFKTVGNY; via the exons ATGGCTACCATGTTCTCCACCACCAATGTCACCAACACCCCAAACACCACCATCCCATCTCTCAAACCACCCCAAACTCCACCACCGTCAAGAACCCACCTCCCCATCCCACCCTCCAAGCCACTCCTAACTACCTTAACAGCCACCTTAACCGCCACTGCCGCAGCTGCCGCCATCCTAACTGCCACTCCGCCATCATTAGCAGACTCCCCAACTTACCAAATTTACTACGGCACCGCCGCCAGCGCCGCCAACTACGGCGGATACGGTGGAAACTCCGACAAGAAGGCTTCCGCCGAGTACGTGTATGACGTCCCTGACGGTTGGAAAGAGCGTTTAGTATCAAAAGTCGAAAAAG GTACAAATGGAACTGACAGTGAATTTTACAACCCGAAGAAGAAGACTGAGAAAGAGTACCTGACTTTTCTCGGTGGCTATCGGCAGCTAGCTCCCAGGGACGTAATTCTGAACAATCTAGCTCTGTCAGACGTGAACTTGCAGGACTTGATAGCTAGTGCCGATTCGGTGACGTCGGAGGAGAGGAAAGACGACAAGGGACAGGTTTACTATGTGTATGAGATCGATGGGGTTGCAGCACATAGTTTGATTTCGGTGACTTGTGCTAACAACAAGCTCTATGCTCATTTTGTGAATGCGCCTACCCCCGAGTGGAACCGCGACAATGATATGTTGAAGCATGTTCATGAGTCTTTCAAAACTGTTGGAAACTATTGA